The following coding sequences lie in one Thermodesulfovibrionales bacterium genomic window:
- a CDS encoding multiheme c-type cytochrome: MNRVFLSIFFLAVMGASFGLAFAEESCLSCHEEKTPGIVRYWKESIHFKKEVGCTDCHGNDAEANHRREVIVDAARCGACHKRAFSEHSLSKHGIGAKSGRGCTRNIGKSSVTDESCIFCHTTGSTKPLATAQCGMFLSQSPEMQRQGCDSCHRVESRCDTCHTKHGTDLTLARKPETCGTCHMGPDHAQLEMWESSSHGVIYRQGGERSAPSCATCHMNGGSHNVSRGITVGLSEEAAEIKKRERDFMLSVCSGCHTATLARRSLDDADKVELQSWALVEEARNIVTELNNEGLLVPSPSERPPHPLFGKDFVIGHQMLYENLSLVESLYFKMKQFSYMSAYKGAFHQNPDYAHWYGNAPLKLALSEIKSEASLLRQMNTLKKRIENLTGEAEPREGEAREIERSLRELREKRLRGEISEKEYRELKESVLKEKGL, translated from the coding sequence GTGAACCGCGTTTTTCTCTCTATCTTCTTCCTTGCGGTGATGGGTGCGAGTTTCGGTTTGGCCTTTGCAGAAGAGTCCTGTCTTTCCTGTCACGAAGAAAAGACCCCGGGCATTGTGCGTTACTGGAAGGAGAGCATCCATTTCAAGAAGGAGGTGGGGTGCACCGACTGTCACGGCAATGACGCGGAAGCGAACCACAGGCGGGAGGTGATCGTGGATGCCGCGCGATGCGGCGCCTGCCACAAGAGGGCCTTCAGCGAACATAGCCTGAGCAAGCATGGGATCGGAGCGAAATCTGGACGTGGCTGTACACGGAATATCGGAAAGTCTTCCGTTACCGACGAGAGCTGCATCTTCTGCCATACGACAGGTTCGACAAAGCCTTTGGCGACCGCGCAGTGCGGGATGTTTCTCTCGCAGAGCCCGGAAATGCAGAGGCAGGGCTGCGATTCCTGTCATCGGGTAGAGTCGCGATGCGATACCTGCCATACGAAGCACGGAACAGACCTGACCCTGGCAAGGAAGCCAGAGACCTGCGGGACCTGCCATATGGGGCCCGACCATGCGCAGCTCGAGATGTGGGAATCGTCTTCTCACGGAGTCATTTACCGGCAGGGTGGAGAAAGGTCCGCCCCATCCTGCGCCACCTGCCACATGAACGGCGGGTCCCACAATGTGAGCAGGGGGATAACGGTCGGTCTGTCTGAAGAGGCTGCTGAGATAAAGAAGAGGGAACGGGATTTTATGCTCTCCGTCTGTTCCGGATGTCATACCGCAACCCTGGCACGGAGGAGTCTCGATGACGCCGACAAGGTTGAGCTGCAGAGCTGGGCACTTGTCGAAGAAGCCCGGAACATTGTAACGGAACTTAACAATGAGGGCCTTCTCGTGCCTTCGCCCTCTGAAAGGCCGCCACACCCGTTGTTCGGCAAGGACTTTGTCATCGGGCACCAGATGCTCTATGAGAATCTGTCCCTTGTCGAGAGCCTTTACTTTAAGATGAAACAGTTCTCCTATATGAGCGCGTATAAGGGCGCCTTTCACCAGAACCCTGACTATGCCCACTGGTACGGAAATGCGCCGCTCAAGTTGGCCCTCTCGGAGATAAAGAGCGAGGCATCTCTCTTGCGGCAGATGAATACCCTGAAAAAAAGGATCGAAAACCTCACCGGCGAGGCGGAGCCCCGGGAAGGAGAGGCCAGGGAAATAGAGAGGAGCCTCAGGGAACTCAGAGAGAAGAGACTAAGAGGAGAGATCTCGGAGAAGGAATATAGAGAGCTGAAGGAAAGCGTTTTAAAGGAAAAGGGACTTTGA
- a CDS encoding HEAT repeat domain-containing protein has protein sequence MKEGREERQEKLPIDAKLLSEAVMELNISRRSVSIYPREHPLTRGAIERAFQLLQRLFEIRGSITLGIVKDTLVIDEYILERKNPVFREFAHNLSSRGIVAITFTSGVSMEELLLLHELITMQDSLPAQDMIELAGQRGLTHISLSPLDMSRLRFVEDRMREGGSETDLYEDYVYALLEGKLADGDAEEVVLNVPPGNIATFLNNRLDEETSGETYERVITTYLKGKGEQKSRGELFARFVSLIEDLTPELKQQFLRRAVSTGVMDSGEIDRLLEKLTLDDLERMMNFFKGHPTLIPESLRNLIDKLGAAKKEGGFFDTVSSQRTVVDDIEIDGTFKRFFAEDQFQNFVSDEYRTELERMLEHSGGRRSAADDELTRVCSDEVIEKEVAEVMLELLDADTLSREVCLIILTKLSGLVDDFLETGRFQEICDIHNSLYSHAITGRFKEETSGMVDYFFRSENFIAKLMDAFKTWGRHNREGVFRLSNVLKHYVMSPLFDALSEETEAAVRKFLLEILVRLRVGVVPEAARRLGDDRWYVVRNMLYLIRECEGSKYVSFVRPFAKHGDRRVCMEALKSLLAFNSPDAVAYLKFYLRSNNQGLRDQAIALAGSYRTKEVIPYLIDLLERKDLLGREMYNKIPVIRALGQIGSPAALEPLRKLYCSKTLIYRGLIEEIREEIFRSLSSYPPHALKGLLELGLRSKNREIRTISERLLRGHGKEDGKNN, from the coding sequence ATGAAGGAAGGGAGAGAAGAGAGACAGGAAAAGCTCCCTATCGATGCCAAGCTCCTTTCTGAGGCTGTCATGGAGCTCAACATATCGAGGCGGAGTGTCAGTATCTATCCCCGCGAGCATCCGCTGACGAGAGGGGCTATCGAACGGGCATTTCAGCTCCTCCAGAGGCTTTTTGAGATCCGCGGCAGCATTACCCTCGGCATTGTAAAGGACACCCTCGTGATCGACGAGTATATCCTCGAAAGGAAGAACCCTGTCTTCAGGGAATTCGCCCATAACCTGAGCAGCCGGGGTATCGTAGCGATCACCTTTACTTCTGGAGTCAGTATGGAGGAACTCCTCTTACTCCATGAACTGATAACCATGCAGGATTCCCTTCCCGCGCAGGATATGATCGAGCTTGCGGGGCAGAGGGGTCTCACCCATATAAGCCTCTCTCCCCTCGACATGTCGAGGCTGCGCTTTGTCGAAGATCGCATGAGAGAAGGCGGCTCTGAAACTGATCTCTATGAAGACTATGTGTACGCCCTTCTCGAGGGCAAACTCGCCGACGGAGACGCCGAAGAGGTTGTCCTCAATGTCCCTCCCGGGAATATCGCCACTTTTCTTAATAATCGTCTGGATGAAGAAACATCGGGCGAGACATACGAAAGGGTGATCACGACATACCTCAAGGGGAAGGGTGAGCAGAAGTCCCGGGGCGAACTCTTCGCAAGGTTCGTCTCGCTCATTGAAGACCTCACTCCTGAACTGAAACAGCAGTTCCTGAGAAGAGCGGTCAGCACCGGTGTCATGGATTCAGGCGAAATCGACAGGTTGCTCGAGAAGCTTACGCTGGACGATCTCGAGCGAATGATGAACTTTTTCAAGGGGCATCCGACTCTCATACCGGAGAGTCTCAGAAATCTTATCGACAAACTTGGGGCCGCAAAAAAGGAAGGCGGATTCTTCGATACAGTGAGTTCTCAGAGAACGGTCGTCGATGATATCGAGATCGACGGAACCTTTAAGAGATTCTTCGCGGAAGACCAGTTTCAGAACTTCGTATCCGATGAATATCGGACGGAACTGGAACGGATGCTCGAGCACAGCGGCGGAAGGCGATCCGCCGCGGATGATGAACTGACCAGGGTATGCAGTGACGAGGTGATAGAAAAGGAGGTTGCCGAGGTGATGCTCGAACTCCTCGATGCCGACACCTTAAGCAGGGAGGTCTGCCTGATCATCCTCACGAAGCTTTCCGGATTGGTGGACGATTTCCTCGAGACAGGAAGGTTTCAGGAGATTTGTGATATCCACAACAGCCTCTATTCCCATGCCATCACCGGAAGGTTCAAGGAAGAGACATCGGGGATGGTCGACTACTTCTTCCGGTCAGAGAATTTCATAGCAAAGCTCATGGATGCCTTCAAGACCTGGGGCAGGCATAACCGGGAAGGGGTCTTCAGGCTTTCGAACGTCTTGAAACACTATGTCATGAGCCCTCTCTTTGATGCGCTTTCGGAGGAGACCGAGGCCGCGGTGAGGAAATTCCTCCTCGAAATTCTCGTCAGGCTCAGGGTCGGCGTAGTTCCCGAGGCGGCGAGGAGGCTCGGGGATGATCGCTGGTATGTGGTGCGGAACATGCTCTACCTCATACGGGAATGCGAGGGTTCAAAATATGTTTCGTTCGTGAGGCCCTTCGCGAAGCACGGGGACAGGCGGGTCTGCATGGAGGCGCTGAAGTCTCTGCTCGCCTTCAATTCCCCTGATGCCGTCGCCTATCTCAAGTTTTACCTGCGAAGTAATAATCAGGGATTAAGGGATCAGGCGATAGCGCTTGCAGGCTCCTACAGGACGAAAGAGGTCATTCCCTATCTCATAGACCTCCTTGAAAGAAAAGATCTCCTCGGCAGGGAGATGTATAACAAGATACCGGTAATCAGGGCGCTCGGCCAGATCGGGAGCCCAGCCGCCTTGGAGCCGCTCAGGAAACTGTACTGTTCAAAGACCCTCATTTACCGGGGCCTGATTGAAGAGATCAGGGAGGAGATCTTCAGGAGCCTCTCCAGCTACCCCCCTCATGCGCTGAAGGGACTTCTCGAACTCGGCCTTCGTTCGAAGAACAGGGAGATCAGAACAATAAGCGAAAGACTCCTCAGGGGTCACGGGAAGGAAGATGGAAAAAACAACTGA
- a CDS encoding HD domain-containing phosphohydrolase: protein MEKTTELISHVMTALSNSALYSGEHPVVDEFTGKAMSLLDTLYRDDSLSITLLGNRLVMNDAPLNEKSTHLENFIKRLRRKGLERIIIRKGVDQGELKTFISRMASEGDVTSTPHLSVGIVEVKFRDERGDTRGLIENNIAKVKETYQGISKFKSLEMVGLEEAVAGFITALREETDLLRIMSPVKSYSEYTYVHASNVSVLTLFQADALGVKGESLYDIGLAGLLHDAGKMLVPKEILDKQGKLSEAEWDEMKKHPVHGAMYLSTLPDVPKLAVIAAFEHHMKFNGSGYPDTKGRGKKQHILSQMVAISDFFDALRTVRPYRKPLEVSVIVGLLKEGTGRDFNPFLIENFLVALKRIKVI from the coding sequence ATGGAAAAAACAACTGAGCTGATATCCCACGTCATGACTGCCCTTTCCAACTCTGCCCTCTATTCGGGAGAACATCCTGTTGTCGATGAGTTTACGGGAAAGGCGATGAGTCTTCTCGATACCCTCTATCGCGATGACTCCCTGAGCATCACCCTGCTCGGCAATAGACTCGTCATGAACGACGCTCCCCTAAACGAGAAGAGCACGCACCTCGAAAACTTCATCAAGAGGCTCCGGAGAAAGGGGCTCGAAAGGATCATCATCAGAAAAGGGGTGGACCAGGGCGAGTTGAAGACCTTCATATCCCGCATGGCCTCCGAGGGGGATGTGACGTCAACCCCTCATCTATCAGTCGGGATAGTAGAGGTGAAGTTCAGGGACGAACGGGGAGATACGAGGGGTCTCATTGAGAACAATATCGCGAAGGTGAAAGAAACCTACCAGGGAATTTCAAAATTCAAGAGCCTCGAGATGGTCGGCCTGGAGGAGGCGGTGGCCGGATTCATCACCGCCCTGAGGGAAGAGACGGACTTGCTTCGTATCATGAGTCCGGTAAAATCCTACAGCGAGTATACCTATGTGCATGCCTCTAATGTCTCGGTGCTGACACTCTTTCAGGCTGACGCCCTCGGCGTAAAGGGGGAGAGCCTCTATGACATAGGACTTGCCGGTCTTCTCCATGACGCCGGGAAGATGCTGGTTCCGAAGGAGATACTCGACAAGCAGGGAAAACTGAGCGAGGCCGAATGGGACGAGATGAAGAAGCACCCTGTCCATGGAGCGATGTATCTCTCCACCCTTCCGGATGTCCCGAAGCTGGCGGTCATAGCCGCCTTCGAACATCATATGAAGTTTAACGGAAGCGGCTATCCCGATACGAAGGGGCGCGGGAAGAAACAGCACATCCTGAGCCAGATGGTCGCGATATCAGACTTCTTCGACGCCCTGAGAACCGTAAGACCTTACCGGAAGCCGCTTGAAGTGTCCGTCATTGTAGGCCTTCTCAAGGAGGGAACCGGGAGAGATTTTAACCCGTTCCTCATCGAGAATTTCCTCGTTGCTCTCAAGCGGATAAAGGTCATTTAA
- a CDS encoding molybdopterin-dependent oxidoreductase, producing the protein MVRQRFTRRDFLRSAGALTALAAVGEIPAALFAEERLVKFPEKTGLILLTARPPQLETPLSYFREPITPNDALFVRWHIANVPTSVNLDEWRLKVGGNTEKELSLSMDDLKRFERVMYTAVLQCSGNSRSFFDPRVAGGQWKNGAMGNVTVTGARLKDILNAAGIKAGSVDASFNGLDTPPLPSVPDFVKSLPLDKALEDDIIVAYEMNGAYMPLLNGFPARLIVPGWYATYWVKALTDITVLPKAFEGFWMKSAYRIPDNPCGCVPPGSTPKKTIPINRMTTRSFIIDPAEDARIPLKKRVEITGVAFSGGYGIRDVIVSVDGGRTWKEAELGKDMGRYAWIQWKHPWRPDKPGKYSLMARATNSMGESQPFEGIWNPAGYLLNTIEKTDVVVR; encoded by the coding sequence ATGGTACGGCAAAGATTTACCCGGCGGGATTTCTTACGGTCTGCGGGGGCCCTGACCGCATTGGCGGCTGTAGGAGAGATTCCTGCCGCGCTCTTTGCGGAAGAAAGGCTTGTGAAGTTCCCGGAGAAGACCGGCCTCATACTCCTCACGGCCAGGCCGCCCCAGCTCGAAACACCGCTTTCGTATTTCAGGGAACCCATCACGCCGAACGATGCGCTCTTTGTCCGATGGCACATCGCCAATGTTCCGACGTCCGTGAATCTGGACGAATGGAGGCTCAAGGTGGGAGGCAATACGGAAAAGGAACTCAGCCTCTCGATGGACGACCTGAAGAGGTTCGAGAGAGTAATGTATACGGCTGTCCTCCAGTGCTCCGGGAACAGCAGGAGTTTCTTTGATCCGAGGGTGGCCGGCGGACAGTGGAAGAACGGCGCGATGGGGAATGTCACCGTGACCGGGGCCCGCCTGAAAGATATTCTCAATGCGGCAGGGATCAAGGCTGGTTCAGTCGACGCCTCTTTTAACGGGCTTGATACTCCGCCCCTTCCGTCAGTCCCGGATTTCGTGAAGAGCCTCCCCCTCGATAAGGCGCTCGAGGACGACATCATCGTCGCCTATGAGATGAACGGGGCGTATATGCCGCTCTTGAACGGTTTTCCGGCGAGACTCATCGTGCCGGGATGGTATGCAACATACTGGGTAAAGGCCCTGACCGATATAACGGTCTTACCGAAGGCATTTGAGGGCTTCTGGATGAAGAGTGCATACCGGATCCCCGATAACCCCTGCGGGTGCGTCCCTCCCGGTTCAACGCCGAAAAAGACGATCCCGATCAACAGGATGACCACAAGATCATTTATCATCGATCCTGCTGAAGACGCGCGGATACCTCTGAAAAAAAGGGTCGAGATAACAGGGGTAGCATTCTCCGGCGGCTACGGCATACGCGACGTAATCGTCTCGGTAGACGGCGGGAGGACATGGAAAGAGGCGGAACTCGGCAAAGATATGGGCAGATATGCGTGGATCCAGTGGAAGCATCCCTGGAGGCCTGATAAGCCGGGTAAGTATTCCCTCATGGCTCGGGCGACGAACAGTATGGGCGAGTCTCAGCCCTTTGAGGGTATCTGGAATCCGGCCGGGTATCTGTTGAATACGATAGAGAAGACAGACGTTGTGGTCAGATAG
- a CDS encoding c-type cytochrome encodes MKKVITTLVVAAVSIFVTAVFAKEEAKAKAGEELFKKHCVACHPDGGNIINPQKTLHKKDLDANNIKRPADIINKMRNPGPGMTKFDEATISDKEAREIAAYVMKAFK; translated from the coding sequence GTGAAGAAGGTCATAACGACACTTGTGGTCGCGGCAGTCTCTATCTTCGTCACGGCGGTTTTCGCGAAAGAGGAGGCAAAGGCCAAGGCAGGGGAGGAACTATTCAAGAAACACTGCGTTGCCTGTCATCCTGACGGGGGCAACATCATCAATCCCCAGAAAACGCTTCACAAAAAGGACCTCGATGCGAACAATATCAAAAGACCGGCAGATATCATCAACAAGATGAGAAACCCCGGTCCTGGCATGACGAAATTTGACGAAGCAACGATCTCCGATAAGGAGGCGAGGGAGATCGCTGCGTATGTCATGAAGGCGTTCAAGTAA